One region of Pseudomonadota bacterium genomic DNA includes:
- a CDS encoding sulfite exporter TauE/SafE family protein, translated as MNPLQELFVALGIFSIGFCVSWVITARRREREKGLPNGVQLIIGAVTNFFDALGIGSFAPTTSAFKLTKTVADEEIPGTLNIGHAIPTFLSAFIYMQAVDVDPVTLVALIGASVVGAWFGAGIVSSWPRRNVQLGMGLALLVAACLFTMKQLKMFPAGGTAIALSGSTLAIGFIGNVALGALMTLGIGLYAPCMIMVALLGMDPKAAFPIMMGSCAFLQAVGSVPFMTSDRYNLRAALGLTIGGVPGVLVATYIVKELSVDQVRVGVIFIVLYTAVSMLMSAMRERGQGGAASEALVPDDSLVV; from the coding sequence TTGAACCCGCTACAAGAGCTCTTCGTCGCCCTGGGCATCTTCTCGATCGGCTTCTGCGTTTCGTGGGTCATCACCGCGCGGCGCCGCGAGCGCGAGAAAGGGCTGCCCAATGGGGTGCAGCTCATCATCGGAGCAGTCACCAACTTCTTCGACGCCCTGGGCATCGGCTCGTTCGCGCCCACCACGTCGGCCTTCAAGCTGACCAAGACCGTGGCCGATGAAGAGATCCCAGGCACCCTGAACATCGGTCACGCCATTCCTACGTTTCTCTCGGCGTTCATCTACATGCAGGCGGTGGATGTCGACCCTGTCACGCTGGTGGCGCTCATCGGCGCGTCGGTGGTGGGGGCGTGGTTCGGCGCCGGCATCGTGTCGTCGTGGCCTCGCCGCAACGTGCAATTGGGCATGGGCCTCGCGCTGCTGGTGGCGGCGTGCCTCTTCACGATGAAGCAGCTCAAGATGTTCCCCGCGGGCGGTACCGCCATCGCGCTCAGCGGGTCGACGCTGGCGATTGGCTTCATCGGCAATGTGGCCCTGGGCGCGCTCATGACCCTGGGCATCGGACTCTACGCGCCCTGCATGATCATGGTGGCCCTGCTCGGCATGGACCCGAAGGCGGCGTTTCCGATCATGATGGGCTCGTGCGCGTTTCTGCAGGCGGTGGGCAGCGTGCCGTTCATGACATCTGATCGCTACAACCTGCGCGCCGCCCTGGGCCTCACCATCGGTGGCGTGCCCGGCGTGCTCGTGGCCACCTATATCGTGAAAGAGCTCTCTGTCGACCAGGTGCGCGTGGGCGTCATCTTCATCGTGCTCTACACCGCTGTGAGCATGCTCATGTCGGCCATGCGCGAGCGCGGTCAGGGGGGCGCGGCGTCCGAGGCCCTGGTTCCGGACGACAGTCTCGTGGTTTGA